The Rhodocytophaga rosea genome has a segment encoding these proteins:
- a CDS encoding DUF7619 domain-containing protein, which yields MSKLSTKLFSILIFLFISSIANAQEFEWVNRFPQQANDSYYKITADGKGNVFILSTFNETITLGDSTFNSNSPSNYDDLFLAKYNSAGQILWARQFGGYGEDMSTGEDIPVSLALDNDGNCYLSGIYSGVFKLNNAIYNTRLVGAYHSESYVLKFNGDGQLAWARFLEGKNSASHKALSIDGAGNVLVAGNLWWGYTLTANGVSITPKVNEESYLVKYNKNGDLLWLKNTGGRNNSIVRDKAGFIYITGVYREGTTFDSISLNPAFYNANYVFSSFIAKCDANGRALWAKPIQGKGDIESMAINIDASGNIYVMGRYDNEVPLGQDTLRNIIDSTPNNYNAFLAQFNSTGKPMWGLKMLSPNKVISGDIVVGPTDNIYFSGTMVYRGLIGNTPFGVNYDVGNFYGKINQSGTVQWINQILRSSTYNIGNHMATDGKGNLFLAGQGGQKFGHITSYEEERSVYLTKLRDTTFITPSQIRGKVFNELNNNCKQDANEKPLANHLLKAEPGPYYASTDKDGNYQLELPKGTFQISQITQVQGLFVEQTCPANPSTYTITINSYGKDTSGFNFGNQVIPYPLLKVGIAADRRRRCFRNTTTVSYTNQGYATAQNVEVQVYFPQYVIPIDASMGFTRKDSLLTFSIGSLQPGQSGTIIIIDSVACGNESIRGLTQCVKAVITPSNTKPSDPNWDHSDITLKAVCKENGLVKLLILNSGIGSMADSASYRIYLDALQVFESKYKLPSGDSLSLQVPVNGRTIRLEADLRPYHPDAGRVPNITLEGCGSSTQVTVSKGFVDQLPQDDTEEEVSVSCLPILDSFDPNDKAVSPVGIGPSKIIAADQPLEYLIRFQNTGTDVAYTVTIIDTLDAALDIASLEVAAASHSYNWSVSGVGLPVLIFIFNNINLPDSSSNEPASHGYVRFRVRPKQATADGVKITNQAAIIFDYNSPVMTNVVSQTTGQMPTDMQQKIDIDICSGNYPTQAQAGENIILSETAQVSMQANQAIKGYGYWKLIQGKGTISNPADPTAKVMGLGAGKNIFEWRIAMCDSISKSQVTIERVVIPAKPLVIAPAPYCQREKILPIRAEGTGIQWYSDASLQEKLAEGDTYQPTSTHTDTLYMTQTIDGYQSLPTAVIISIKPEIAAPQVDPIGYVCNGHLQAPIQAIGERIKWYRDEKLTSLIQEGNTLEQGNFTEHVLFVTQTVNGCTSPASKAALQTGENDLKAKVFIPNVITPNGDGANDAFFQPQFKEGTCIGNFHSIRIYNRWGKMVYSSSDPAFAWTAQGMPTGYYYYEIRYSNFSSQGGLSVLH from the coding sequence ATGAGTAAACTTTCTACTAAGTTATTTTCGATTCTCATTTTCCTATTTATAAGTTCAATAGCAAATGCTCAAGAGTTTGAGTGGGTAAATCGTTTTCCACAACAGGCTAATGATAGCTATTATAAAATAACTGCCGATGGAAAAGGAAACGTATTTATACTTTCTACTTTTAATGAAACAATAACGCTGGGGGATTCTACTTTTAACTCTAACTCACCCTCTAACTACGATGATTTATTCTTAGCTAAATATAATTCTGCCGGACAGATTCTATGGGCAAGACAATTTGGAGGGTATGGAGAGGACATGTCGACTGGTGAGGATATTCCTGTAAGCCTTGCTCTAGATAATGACGGAAACTGTTATTTAAGTGGGATTTATAGTGGCGTATTTAAACTAAATAATGCTATATATAACACCCGATTAGTTGGTGCATATCACTCTGAGAGCTATGTGTTAAAATTTAATGGAGATGGTCAGCTTGCCTGGGCAAGATTTTTAGAAGGAAAAAATTCAGCATCACATAAAGCTTTAAGTATTGATGGAGCAGGCAATGTTTTAGTGGCAGGCAATTTATGGTGGGGCTATACTTTAACTGCAAATGGAGTTAGTATTACCCCTAAAGTAAATGAAGAATCCTATCTGGTAAAATACAATAAAAATGGAGATTTACTGTGGCTAAAAAATACGGGTGGTCGGAACAATTCTATTGTCCGGGATAAAGCAGGATTTATTTATATAACGGGAGTATATCGGGAAGGAACTACATTTGACAGTATTAGTCTGAATCCTGCATTTTATAATGCCAATTATGTATTCAGTTCATTTATAGCTAAATGTGATGCGAATGGCCGTGCGCTTTGGGCAAAACCTATTCAAGGAAAGGGCGATATAGAGAGTATGGCTATTAATATAGATGCTTCTGGAAATATATATGTGATGGGACGCTATGATAATGAGGTTCCACTTGGCCAAGATACATTGCGAAATATCATTGATTCAACTCCTAATAATTATAATGCATTTTTGGCTCAATTTAATTCTACCGGAAAACCTATGTGGGGATTAAAAATGCTTAGCCCTAACAAAGTAATTAGTGGAGATATTGTAGTTGGCCCAACTGACAATATTTATTTTTCCGGGACTATGGTCTACAGAGGCCTCATAGGTAATACCCCATTTGGAGTGAATTATGATGTAGGCAATTTTTACGGCAAAATAAACCAATCTGGTACAGTGCAGTGGATTAATCAAATTCTACGTAGTTCTACTTATAATATTGGGAATCACATGGCAACAGACGGAAAAGGAAATCTATTCCTGGCGGGACAGGGAGGTCAAAAATTTGGGCATATCACCAGCTATGAGGAAGAACGTTCCGTTTATTTGACAAAACTTCGGGATACTACTTTTATTACTCCTAGCCAAATACGAGGCAAAGTATTTAATGAATTAAACAACAATTGTAAGCAAGATGCAAATGAAAAGCCGTTAGCTAATCACCTTTTAAAAGCTGAACCTGGGCCTTACTATGCATCCACTGATAAAGACGGAAATTACCAATTAGAACTGCCTAAAGGTACTTTTCAGATCAGCCAAATTACTCAGGTGCAAGGATTATTTGTAGAACAAACTTGCCCTGCCAATCCAAGTACTTACACCATTACTATCAATTCATATGGAAAAGATACTTCCGGATTTAATTTTGGCAATCAGGTTATTCCCTATCCACTCTTAAAAGTAGGTATTGCTGCAGACCGCCGCAGACGGTGTTTTCGTAATACTACTACTGTCAGCTATACCAACCAGGGATACGCCACTGCCCAGAACGTAGAGGTGCAAGTGTATTTTCCGCAGTATGTAATTCCAATAGATGCCAGTATGGGCTTTACCAGGAAAGACTCTTTGTTAACTTTCTCTATCGGTAGCTTGCAACCAGGGCAAAGCGGCACAATCATTATTATTGATTCTGTTGCATGTGGCAATGAATCCATCCGGGGCTTAACTCAATGTGTGAAAGCAGTCATTACTCCTTCTAATACCAAACCTTCTGATCCCAATTGGGATCACTCAGACATCACACTAAAAGCAGTCTGTAAAGAAAATGGGCTGGTAAAACTTCTTATTCTCAATTCAGGTATAGGCTCTATGGCCGATAGTGCCTCCTATCGTATTTATCTGGATGCTCTGCAAGTATTTGAAAGTAAATATAAATTACCTAGCGGCGACAGTCTCTCTCTGCAAGTGCCAGTCAATGGACGGACTATTAGACTAGAAGCAGATTTAAGGCCTTACCATCCAGATGCAGGAAGGGTGCCTAACATCACCCTGGAAGGCTGTGGAAGCTCTACTCAGGTTACAGTAAGTAAAGGATTTGTAGATCAACTTCCCCAGGATGATACAGAGGAGGAAGTTTCTGTATCCTGCCTTCCTATCTTAGACAGTTTTGATCCCAATGATAAAGCCGTAAGCCCGGTAGGTATAGGGCCAAGTAAAATCATTGCTGCTGATCAGCCACTAGAATACCTGATCCGCTTTCAGAATACAGGAACAGACGTGGCCTATACGGTTACTATTATTGATACTTTAGATGCTGCCCTAGACATTGCTAGCTTGGAAGTAGCCGCTGCTTCTCATTCTTATAATTGGTCAGTAAGTGGCGTTGGACTTCCAGTACTTATTTTTATTTTTAATAATATTAATTTGCCTGATAGCTCAAGCAATGAACCAGCCAGCCATGGGTATGTTCGTTTCAGAGTTAGACCCAAGCAAGCCACAGCAGATGGAGTTAAAATCACTAATCAGGCGGCAATCATATTCGATTATAACAGCCCGGTAATGACCAATGTGGTAAGTCAAACTACTGGGCAAATGCCAACAGACATGCAACAAAAGATTGATATCGATATCTGTTCTGGAAATTATCCAACACAAGCCCAAGCAGGTGAAAACATTATACTTTCAGAAACTGCTCAAGTTAGTATGCAGGCTAATCAAGCGATTAAAGGGTATGGGTATTGGAAACTGATCCAAGGAAAAGGGACAATAAGCAATCCAGCTGATCCTACAGCAAAAGTTATGGGACTAGGGGCCGGCAAAAATATATTTGAGTGGCGTATAGCCATGTGTGATAGTATTTCAAAAAGCCAGGTTACAATAGAACGGGTAGTAATTCCTGCCAAACCGCTTGTGATCGCACCTGCTCCCTATTGCCAGCGTGAGAAAATCTTACCGATAAGAGCAGAAGGTACTGGAATTCAATGGTACTCAGATGCAAGCCTACAAGAAAAATTAGCAGAAGGAGATACTTATCAGCCAACCTCTACTCATACAGATACCTTATATATGACCCAAACCATAGATGGGTATCAGAGTTTGCCTACAGCTGTTATCATCAGTATCAAGCCTGAGATTGCTGCCCCACAAGTTGACCCTATTGGCTATGTATGTAATGGCCACTTACAAGCACCGATTCAGGCTATCGGCGAACGGATCAAGTGGTATAGAGATGAGAAACTCACAAGTCTCATCCAAGAAGGTAACACCTTGGAACAAGGCAACTTTACTGAGCATGTGCTTTTTGTCACGCAAACTGTAAATGGATGTACTAGCCCAGCAAGCAAGGCAGCACTTCAAACAGGTGAAAATGATTTAAAAGCAAAGGTGTTCATTCCCAATGTGATTACGCCCAATGGAGATGGAGCTAATGATGCTTTTTTTCAGCCTCAGTTTAAAGAAGGGACCTGCATCGGTAATTTTCACTCTATCAGAATATACAACCGGTGGGGTAAAATGGTGTATTCAAGTTCTGACCCTGCCTTTGCCTGGACAGCTCAGGGAATGCCTACTGGATATTATTACTATGAAATCCGCTACAGCAATTTTTCATCTCAGGGTGGCTTATCTGTCTTGCATTAA
- a CDS encoding helix-turn-helix domain-containing protein, giving the protein MTIYKINLSKAERTTLSEWVSKGSRKAKDIQKAYVLLASDEQTGRESETALADTYHLSTRSVERIRKAFCEQGMAIFDKQQRKIRSDKKIDGKVEAHLLALVCSEPPQGQAKWKLQLLADRLVELQVIDSISHTSVAGILKKMSLDLNDVNLRVRLG; this is encoded by the coding sequence ATGACAATTTACAAAATTAACTTAAGTAAGGCAGAAAGAACGACTTTAAGTGAATGGGTCAGCAAAGGCAGCAGAAAAGCTAAAGATATTCAAAAGGCGTATGTACTGTTGGCAAGCGATGAGCAAACAGGCAGAGAAAGTGAGACAGCGTTAGCAGATACATACCACTTATCTACCAGAAGTGTAGAGCGAATAAGAAAAGCCTTTTGTGAGCAAGGAATGGCCATCTTTGACAAACAGCAGAGAAAGATCAGAAGTGACAAAAAGATAGATGGGAAGGTAGAGGCTCATCTGCTGGCTTTGGTTTGCAGTGAACCACCTCAAGGACAGGCAAAGTGGAAACTGCAACTACTGGCAGACAGATTGGTGGAACTACAGGTGATTGACTCTATTTCCCACACGAGTGTGGCCGGCATACTAAAAAAAATGAGCTTGGACCTTAACGATGTTAATCTTCGGGTCCGCCTTGGTTAA
- a CDS encoding IS630 family transposase encodes MEKVITVYERAYDEKQPVVTLDESPKQLIESKLFIGKDGIKYQDSIYTRHGVRDIYMVFELLAGKRYCFVEENHNRFTWVKIVSQLLDTIYKDCRKITLVEDNLSAHKPSAFYEVYQPEKAKAYLDRIEFVFTPTHGSWLNMAEIELSVLQRDCLDRHIATEAELIKQVKAWQESRNKKAVKANWQFTNEDARIKLKKLYPTI; translated from the coding sequence ATGGAGAAAGTCATCACGGTCTATGAAAGGGCCTATGATGAAAAGCAGCCGGTGGTGACTTTGGATGAATCCCCTAAACAACTCATCGAAAGTAAACTCTTTATTGGCAAAGATGGAATCAAATATCAGGATAGTATCTATACAAGACATGGGGTAAGGGATATTTACATGGTCTTTGAGCTCTTAGCCGGTAAGCGGTACTGTTTTGTAGAAGAAAACCACAATCGTTTCACCTGGGTGAAGATTGTTAGCCAGTTGTTAGATACTATTTACAAGGACTGCAGGAAGATTACTTTAGTGGAGGATAACCTGTCAGCTCATAAACCAAGTGCTTTTTATGAAGTCTATCAACCTGAAAAAGCCAAAGCCTACTTAGATAGGATAGAATTTGTTTTTACACCTACTCATGGCAGTTGGTTGAATATGGCAGAAATAGAGTTATCCGTTTTACAAAGAGACTGCCTTGACAGGCACATAGCTACTGAGGCTGAATTAATAAAACAAGTAAAAGCCTGGCAGGAAAGCAGGAATAAAAAAGCAGTGAAAGCTAATTGGCAATTCACCAATGAAGATGCCAGGATTAAACTCAAAAAGCTTTACCCGACTATTTAG
- a CDS encoding carboxypeptidase-like regulatory domain-containing protein, with translation MKKAIKLQINSPCAQNWQAMSPAEKGRFCQNCQKTVIDFSTWSEEKIKDFFQEHRGGICGRFQEGQLKTYGPQDPLWSYSPSFYTVAVASLLGMSTLTDSAAQASIHSPSPSYQTAAGKDSYHQVSDAIPKDSLPPYQIKGRVVDGKEALLGVNVILKGTMIGTTTNANGEFTLVLSELPTKQTILIFLI, from the coding sequence ATGAAAAAAGCAATAAAACTTCAGATTAACTCTCCTTGTGCGCAGAACTGGCAAGCAATGAGTCCGGCAGAAAAAGGAAGATTCTGTCAAAATTGTCAAAAAACAGTGATTGATTTTTCTACTTGGAGTGAGGAGAAGATTAAAGATTTCTTTCAAGAGCATAGGGGAGGGATATGCGGCAGGTTTCAAGAAGGGCAGTTAAAAACCTATGGCCCGCAGGACCCGCTTTGGTCGTATAGCCCTTCTTTCTATACAGTAGCGGTAGCTTCTCTGCTTGGAATGAGCACTCTCACTGATTCAGCCGCTCAAGCTAGTATCCATTCTCCATCTCCATCTTATCAAACTGCAGCCGGTAAAGATTCTTATCATCAGGTAAGTGATGCTATTCCAAAGGATTCATTACCACCATACCAGATAAAAGGCAGGGTAGTTGATGGTAAAGAAGCGCTTCTAGGAGTGAATGTAATACTGAAAGGCACCATGATAGGGACTACTACGAATGCTAATGGCGAGTTTACGCTGGTGTTGAGTGAACTGCCAACAAAGCAGACTATCCTTATTTTTCTTATATAG
- a CDS encoding TerD family protein encodes MNQLLLVSLRQKAVFIPQAAVKTAHQPLKGNTSLLVANLAKLGFGVSEPLLTALNGTTPAFQADLLEKLRQVMGVNKNWTPLVKGWDTPTGENLIDHIITFFANVFQESGTRLACGHIIPYGTFPLERYTGCPFCGTPFEFSKIDYHSQGSKLKVLELWRENEIETFFKDLLSSKTALDATQMDSLKILLSRFPIPAQVSVGMKETLIAVLDILIAQNSPEKAQSLFTSPTDILRYLWFKHTGFLQIIEPKTIIKRAKSNNRHIWLMEGKSTQAKSKAIADLKLKYSRKECLMVATWLNNLPLEAETICEMMHPKRGMWVRFIRAFRLAEYSKRAGFEKLKEVLDIFYNQVYEVWQGRVNYYRLRADEENTLSLLKQRPGLFARSLFANMLWFGKQSPIEAFSQVIDQVPARLVFTLYMYAEIYFEKEGARIVKPLGGVSKQVPANRMLSLYDEKGLEEMKTAIADLCKLAMQKRFAAIETKNRTIYIDPILYKMPLSIGDRSETVQGLPSALMGTRFEVEGDTVRLFMQWGSGLPAQHLDMDLSCQIAYDTRAEICSFSNLVATGCKHSGDIRSIPDKVGTAEYIEININELRKAGAKYVSFTCNAYSYGAITPNLVVGWMNSKFPMKISERTGVAYDPSCVQHQVRVTHSLTKGLVFGVLDVAKKEIIWLEIPFSGQVVQNLDAKNVETMLAKLEAKLSIGELLAIKAEAQQLQIMETSQADEVYSKEWAINSAAVTRLLVD; translated from the coding sequence ATGAACCAATTACTCCTTGTCAGTTTACGCCAGAAAGCTGTCTTTATTCCCCAAGCAGCCGTAAAAACAGCGCATCAACCCCTCAAAGGAAATACCTCTTTGCTAGTGGCTAATTTAGCTAAGCTTGGTTTTGGCGTATCAGAGCCCCTACTTACCGCTTTAAATGGAACTACACCTGCTTTTCAGGCAGACTTGCTTGAAAAGTTACGTCAGGTGATGGGTGTGAACAAAAACTGGACACCTTTGGTCAAAGGCTGGGATACGCCTACTGGTGAAAACCTGATTGATCATATTATTACTTTCTTTGCCAATGTGTTTCAAGAAAGTGGTACTCGCTTAGCGTGTGGACATATCATTCCCTATGGCACTTTCCCATTAGAACGATATACTGGCTGTCCTTTCTGCGGAACACCTTTTGAGTTTAGTAAGATAGACTATCATTCACAGGGTAGTAAATTAAAAGTACTGGAATTGTGGAGAGAAAACGAGATAGAAACTTTTTTCAAAGATCTGCTTTCCTCCAAAACAGCTTTGGATGCTACCCAAATGGATAGCTTGAAGATATTACTTTCCCGGTTTCCTATACCTGCTCAGGTATCGGTTGGAATGAAAGAAACTTTGATAGCGGTGCTTGATATCCTGATTGCACAGAATAGCCCAGAGAAAGCACAAAGTCTGTTTACTTCTCCTACCGATATTTTGCGCTATTTGTGGTTTAAACATACTGGTTTCTTGCAAATTATTGAACCTAAAACCATTATCAAACGAGCTAAAAGCAATAACAGGCATATCTGGTTAATGGAAGGAAAAAGTACCCAGGCCAAAAGCAAAGCAATCGCAGACTTGAAATTAAAATATAGCCGGAAAGAGTGTTTGATGGTAGCTACCTGGTTGAACAATCTTCCACTAGAGGCTGAAACCATCTGTGAGATGATGCACCCCAAAAGAGGAATGTGGGTGCGTTTCATCCGAGCTTTTCGCCTAGCAGAATATAGCAAACGGGCTGGCTTTGAGAAATTAAAAGAAGTATTGGATATATTCTATAACCAGGTTTATGAGGTATGGCAAGGAAGAGTCAATTACTATCGCTTGCGTGCTGATGAAGAAAATACCCTTTCCTTACTAAAGCAGCGTCCGGGCTTATTTGCCAGGTCCTTGTTTGCCAACATGCTTTGGTTTGGAAAGCAGTCCCCGATTGAGGCTTTTTCACAGGTTATTGATCAGGTACCTGCCCGCTTGGTTTTTACGCTATATATGTATGCAGAAATCTATTTTGAGAAAGAAGGCGCTAGAATCGTTAAACCATTGGGAGGAGTTAGCAAACAGGTTCCGGCCAACAGAATGCTTTCCTTATATGATGAAAAGGGCTTAGAGGAAATGAAAACGGCCATTGCAGACTTGTGTAAGCTGGCTATGCAAAAACGTTTTGCCGCTATTGAGACTAAGAATCGAACCATCTACATCGATCCCATACTTTATAAAATGCCCCTTTCCATTGGAGATCGAAGCGAAACCGTGCAAGGCCTGCCTTCCGCGTTGATGGGAACTAGGTTTGAGGTGGAAGGAGATACTGTGCGTTTATTTATGCAATGGGGAAGTGGCCTTCCTGCCCAGCATCTGGATATGGATCTAAGCTGCCAGATTGCATATGATACAAGAGCAGAAATCTGTTCTTTTAGCAACTTAGTGGCTACAGGATGTAAACATAGTGGAGATATCAGAAGCATTCCTGACAAAGTAGGTACTGCTGAGTATATCGAAATCAACATTAATGAACTTAGAAAAGCCGGGGCAAAATATGTGAGCTTTACCTGTAATGCCTATAGCTATGGAGCGATTACGCCTAATCTTGTTGTAGGATGGATGAACAGCAAATTTCCAATGAAAATCTCCGAGAGAACAGGTGTGGCCTATGATCCTTCCTGTGTGCAGCATCAGGTAAGAGTGACACATTCACTTACCAAAGGTTTGGTGTTTGGTGTGCTCGATGTAGCAAAGAAAGAAATCATTTGGCTTGAAATACCTTTCTCAGGGCAAGTGGTGCAGAACCTGGATGCTAAGAATGTAGAAACTATGCTTGCTAAATTAGAAGCTAAATTAAGTATTGGAGAGTTATTGGCCATCAAGGCAGAAGCACAGCAATTGCAGATCATGGAGACCTCCCAAGCCGATGAAGTCTACAGCAAAGAATGGGCAATCAACTCGGCTGCCGTAACCAGGTTGCTTGTCGATTAA